A window of the Corynebacterium minutissimum genome harbors these coding sequences:
- the zwf gene encoding glucose-6-phosphate dehydrogenase gives MVIFGVTGDLARKKLLPAIYDLANRGLLPAGFTLVGYGRRDWDKEAFCAYVREAAEAGARTTFNEHVWEHLAKGIEFVQGNFDDAGFDKLSARLSELNTSRGTGGNWAYYLSVPPEFFSDICHQLERVGMAYSTESSWRRVIIEKPFGHDQASARELNEIVNAVFPESSVFRIDHYLGKETVQNILALRFANQIFEPMWNAHYIDHVQITMAEDIGLGGRAGYYDGIGAARDVIQNHLLQLLALVAMEEPSSFAPAALQAEKIKVLEATQAVHPLNKTTARGQYSAGWQGSVYVKGLREEEGFDPESTTETYAACTLKVNSRRWAGVPFYLRTGKRLGRRVTEIALVFKTAPHQPFDQGQAEALDQNAVVIRVQPDEGVTMRFGSKVPGSTMEVRDVNMDFAYASAFTEESPEAYERLILDALLDESSLFPTNREVELSWSILDPIIEYWSGIGQPEQYRAGTWGPESANRMVRRQGHSWRRP, from the coding sequence ATGGTGATTTTCGGCGTGACCGGTGACTTGGCACGCAAGAAGCTCCTGCCGGCCATCTACGATTTGGCCAACCGCGGTCTGTTGCCGGCCGGCTTTACTCTCGTGGGCTACGGCCGCCGCGACTGGGACAAGGAAGCCTTCTGCGCCTACGTTCGCGAGGCTGCCGAAGCAGGCGCCCGCACGACCTTCAACGAGCACGTCTGGGAGCACCTGGCCAAGGGTATCGAGTTCGTCCAAGGCAACTTCGATGATGCCGGCTTTGACAAGCTATCGGCACGTCTCTCCGAACTCAACACCTCCCGTGGCACGGGTGGTAACTGGGCGTACTATTTGTCCGTCCCACCAGAGTTCTTCTCCGATATTTGCCACCAGCTCGAGCGCGTCGGCATGGCCTATAGCACGGAAAGCTCGTGGCGCCGCGTCATCATTGAAAAACCTTTCGGTCACGATCAAGCTTCGGCCCGTGAGCTCAACGAAATCGTGAACGCCGTTTTTCCAGAATCCTCGGTCTTCCGTATCGACCACTACCTAGGCAAAGAAACCGTGCAGAACATCTTGGCACTGCGCTTTGCCAACCAGATTTTTGAACCGATGTGGAATGCCCACTACATCGACCACGTCCAGATCACGATGGCAGAGGACATCGGGCTTGGTGGACGTGCCGGCTACTACGACGGTATTGGCGCTGCGCGCGACGTCATTCAGAATCACCTGCTGCAGTTGCTCGCACTTGTGGCCATGGAGGAGCCTTCCTCCTTCGCCCCAGCAGCTCTACAGGCCGAAAAAATCAAGGTTCTGGAGGCCACACAAGCGGTGCATCCGCTCAACAAGACCACTGCTCGCGGCCAATACTCGGCCGGTTGGCAAGGGTCGGTCTATGTCAAGGGCTTGCGTGAAGAAGAGGGCTTCGACCCTGAATCCACGACCGAGACCTACGCCGCCTGCACCCTCAAGGTGAATTCACGCCGGTGGGCTGGAGTCCCCTTCTACCTGCGCACGGGCAAGCGTTTGGGCCGCCGCGTAACCGAGATTGCCCTCGTGTTCAAAACTGCTCCGCACCAACCTTTTGACCAAGGTCAGGCCGAGGCACTCGACCAGAACGCCGTGGTTATCCGTGTGCAGCCGGATGAAGGTGTGACGATGCGCTTCGGTTCCAAGGTTCCGGGATCCACTATGGAAGTCCGTGATGTCAACATGGACTTTGCTTACGCCTCCGCCTTTACGGAGGAGTCCCCTGAGGCTTATGAACGCCTCATCCTCGATGCCCTATTGGACGAGTCCTCGCTCTTCCCCACCAACCGTGAGGTGGAGTTGTCGTGGTCCATCCTGGACCCCATCATCGAGTACTGGTCTGGCATCGGCCAGCCCGAACAGTATCGTGCGGGAACGTGGGGGCCCGAGTCCGCTAATAGAATGGTGCGCCGTCAGGGTCACTCCTGGCGCCGTCCGTAG
- the tal gene encoding transaldolase, giving the protein MTYIDDLAELGTSTWLDDLSRERLASGNLRELLTSKSIVGVTTNPAIFASAMSSGASYDTDIAALKDKGASADEAVYSLAIDDVRNACDVFSEIFEETGGRDGRVSIEVDPRISADAEATLAQARELWAQVDRPNLMIKIPATEGSLPAIVDALAEGISVNVTLIFSVERYAEVIAAYKEGIARAAKAGKDVSAIHSVASFFVSRLDTEVDKRLELLGSDEALALRGKAGVANAQRAYALFTKEFGSDSGLPQGAQVQRPLWASTGVKNSEYPATLYVSELAGPNTVNTMPEKTIDAVLEQGNLHGDTLSGAGAQAEEVFSQLEAVGIDFADVFSVLEQEGVDKFVTAWEELLASMADRLA; this is encoded by the coding sequence ATGACCTACATCGATGATCTTGCTGAACTCGGTACTTCGACATGGCTCGATGATCTATCCCGCGAGCGCCTCGCGTCAGGTAATCTCCGCGAGCTTCTCACCTCTAAGTCCATCGTGGGTGTCACCACGAACCCGGCTATCTTCGCCTCTGCTATGTCCTCCGGAGCCTCCTACGACACAGACATCGCAGCTCTGAAGGACAAGGGAGCCTCTGCTGATGAAGCTGTCTACTCCCTCGCTATCGACGATGTTCGCAATGCTTGCGATGTATTTTCGGAGATCTTCGAAGAGACCGGAGGCCGCGATGGCCGGGTGTCCATCGAGGTGGATCCGCGCATCTCCGCTGATGCTGAGGCCACGTTGGCCCAGGCCCGTGAACTGTGGGCACAGGTGGATCGCCCCAACCTCATGATCAAGATTCCCGCCACGGAGGGTTCTCTCCCCGCCATCGTTGATGCCTTGGCTGAAGGCATCTCCGTCAACGTCACACTGATTTTCTCGGTGGAGCGCTACGCAGAGGTCATTGCTGCCTACAAGGAGGGCATTGCGCGCGCGGCGAAGGCCGGTAAGGACGTCTCCGCTATTCACTCCGTGGCGTCCTTCTTCGTCTCGCGCCTTGATACCGAGGTGGACAAGCGCCTCGAATTGCTGGGTAGTGACGAGGCTCTGGCGCTCCGTGGTAAGGCTGGTGTGGCCAATGCCCAACGTGCCTACGCGTTGTTCACCAAGGAGTTTGGCTCTGATTCGGGGCTGCCGCAAGGCGCGCAGGTACAGCGCCCGCTCTGGGCCTCGACTGGTGTGAAGAACTCGGAGTACCCCGCCACGCTGTATGTTTCTGAGCTGGCAGGCCCGAACACGGTAAACACCATGCCGGAAAAGACTATCGACGCTGTCCTTGAGCAAGGCAACCTTCACGGCGATACGCTCAGTGGCGCCGGTGCACAAGCAGAAGAGGTCTTTTCGCAACTTGAAGCAGTTGGCATTGACTTCGCCGATGTCTTCTCCGTACTGGAGCAGGAAGGCGTGGACAAGTTCGTTACTGCCTGGGAAGAGCTCCTCGCCTCGATGGCTGATCGTTTGGCTTAA
- a CDS encoding ABC transporter ATP-binding protein: MNTTALALDNVVKSYGDVNAVDGLSFRVNRGEILCLLGPNGAGKTTTIDMCEGFTKPTSGRIEVLGLDPSRHPDAVRSRIGIMLQGGGSYSGIKVHEMLKLSASYNQNPLDPDWLLDALGLDGVATNTYRRLSGGQQQRLSLALAIIGRPELVFLDEPTAGMDAQSRLAVWDLIRALRSDGVTVVLTTHLMDEAESLSDHVVIIDHGKLVASGTTTDLMASTETSQVSFETASPVDVEKLRSAGMSAETVRPLHYRLSAPAQPETIAALTAELARQDVLVRRLETSHRNLEDVFLDLTGREMRS, encoded by the coding sequence GTGAATACAACAGCGCTGGCCCTGGATAACGTCGTCAAGTCCTATGGTGACGTGAATGCGGTGGACGGGTTGAGCTTCCGCGTCAATCGCGGCGAGATTCTCTGCTTGCTGGGCCCCAATGGAGCCGGTAAAACCACCACCATCGACATGTGTGAGGGGTTTACAAAGCCCACATCAGGCAGAATCGAGGTCCTTGGTCTCGACCCTTCCCGGCACCCGGATGCCGTGCGCTCCCGCATCGGCATCATGCTGCAAGGCGGCGGTTCCTATTCAGGAATCAAGGTGCACGAGATGCTCAAACTCAGTGCTTCCTATAACCAGAATCCCCTGGACCCGGACTGGCTGCTGGATGCTCTCGGCCTAGATGGTGTCGCCACCAACACCTACCGGCGTCTCTCCGGCGGTCAACAACAGCGGCTGTCCCTAGCACTTGCCATTATTGGGCGCCCAGAGCTGGTGTTCCTCGACGAGCCCACCGCCGGCATGGACGCCCAATCGCGGCTTGCCGTGTGGGACCTCATCCGCGCCTTGCGCTCTGATGGCGTGACAGTCGTGTTGACCACGCACCTCATGGATGAAGCCGAGTCCTTATCCGACCATGTGGTCATCATTGACCACGGCAAGCTCGTGGCCAGTGGAACCACCACGGACCTCATGGCCTCAACGGAGACCTCCCAGGTGAGCTTTGAAACCGCTAGCCCGGTAGACGTCGAGAAGCTCCGCTCCGCAGGTATGAGCGCCGAAACAGTCCGCCCACTGCACTACCGGCTGAGTGCGCCTGCTCAACCTGAGACTATTGCTGCTCTCACCGCGGAGCTGGCCCGGCAAGATGTCCTCGTGCGCCGCCTTGAAACATCGCACCGCAATTTGGAAGACGTGTTCCTTGACCTCACCGGTCGGGAGATGCGCAGCTAG
- the tkt gene encoding transketolase, translating to MVQRRYPSDWTDLDTRAVDTVRVLAADAVQNCGSGHPGTAMSLAPLAYTLYQRVLNHDPADVHWAGRDRFVLSVGHSSLTQYIQLFLGGFGLEMEDLQALRTWGSKTPGHPEVHHTDGVEITTGPLGQGLASSVGMAMAARKERGLFDGSAPAGESPFDHFIYVIASDGDLQEGVTAEASSLAGTQQLGNLIVFWDDNRISIEDDTNIAFNEDVVKRYEAYGWHVQTVESGEDVEALEAAAEAARAETSRPSFIRVKTVIGYPAPNKMNTGGVHGAALGEDEVAATKEVLGFDPEQHFHIDEDVLAHTRKLAERGAQKRAEWQKKFDEWAAANPEEKKLFDRLQARELPEGFAADLPSWEAGESLATRKASEAAIQALAASLPEMWGGSADLAGSNNTVIKGADSFGPESITTNAWSAQPYGRNLHFGIREHAMSAIMNGIALHGNTRVYGGTFLIFSEYQYPAVRLGALMSTDTYYVWTHDSIGLGEDGPTHQPVETLAALRAIPNLSVIRPADANETAQAWAAAMEYKAAPKGLALSRQNLPVLEGTKEKAAEGVRRGAYILVEASKETPDVILLATGSEVQLAVEAAKELEAEGTATRVVSAPCLEWFDEQDTDYRESVLPSSVLARVSVEAGVSMPWHKYTSSFGRTVSLEHFGASAPASELFDKFGFTVEAVVDAARDSLGAAQAN from the coding sequence ATGGTCCAGCGTCGCTATCCTTCAGACTGGACTGATCTTGATACCCGCGCTGTGGACACCGTGCGTGTTTTGGCTGCAGACGCTGTCCAAAACTGCGGCTCGGGCCACCCGGGTACTGCGATGTCGCTGGCTCCGCTGGCCTACACGTTGTACCAGCGCGTCCTCAATCACGACCCAGCCGATGTGCACTGGGCAGGCCGCGACCGCTTCGTACTGTCCGTGGGCCACTCTTCCCTGACGCAGTACATCCAGCTCTTCCTGGGCGGCTTCGGCCTCGAGATGGAAGATCTCCAGGCGCTGCGCACGTGGGGTTCCAAGACCCCGGGACACCCGGAAGTCCACCACACTGACGGTGTGGAGATAACCACCGGCCCGTTGGGCCAAGGTCTTGCTTCCTCAGTAGGTATGGCCATGGCAGCGCGCAAGGAGCGCGGGCTTTTCGATGGCTCCGCTCCCGCCGGCGAGTCTCCTTTCGACCACTTCATCTACGTCATCGCCTCCGACGGTGACCTGCAGGAAGGCGTCACCGCTGAAGCATCGTCCCTCGCAGGCACCCAGCAGCTGGGCAACCTCATCGTCTTTTGGGATGACAACCGCATCTCTATTGAGGACGATACGAATATTGCCTTCAACGAGGACGTGGTCAAGCGCTACGAGGCCTATGGCTGGCACGTGCAGACCGTGGAATCCGGCGAAGACGTTGAGGCCCTCGAAGCTGCCGCTGAAGCCGCCCGCGCCGAAACCTCCCGCCCATCCTTTATTCGCGTCAAGACAGTCATCGGCTACCCAGCGCCCAACAAGATGAACACCGGCGGTGTCCACGGTGCTGCCTTGGGTGAAGACGAGGTCGCTGCCACCAAGGAAGTCCTCGGCTTCGATCCCGAGCAGCATTTCCACATCGATGAGGACGTTCTGGCGCACACCCGCAAGCTCGCCGAGCGCGGTGCCCAGAAGCGCGCTGAGTGGCAGAAGAAATTCGACGAGTGGGCCGCGGCCAACCCGGAGGAGAAGAAGCTCTTCGACCGTCTCCAAGCCCGGGAGCTTCCGGAGGGCTTCGCCGCCGACCTCCCCTCCTGGGAGGCCGGAGAATCGCTGGCAACTCGTAAGGCATCTGAGGCCGCTATCCAGGCGCTGGCAGCATCCCTGCCGGAGATGTGGGGCGGCTCCGCCGACCTTGCAGGCTCCAACAACACTGTGATCAAGGGCGCTGATTCCTTCGGTCCGGAATCCATCACCACAAACGCGTGGTCTGCGCAGCCATACGGCCGCAACCTGCATTTCGGTATCCGCGAGCACGCTATGTCCGCGATCATGAACGGTATCGCGCTGCACGGCAATACCCGCGTCTACGGCGGTACCTTCCTTATTTTCTCCGAGTACCAGTACCCAGCCGTGCGTCTCGGTGCGCTCATGTCCACTGACACCTACTACGTATGGACCCACGACTCCATCGGCTTGGGTGAGGACGGCCCTACCCACCAGCCGGTAGAGACCCTCGCTGCACTGCGCGCTATCCCGAACCTCTCCGTCATCCGTCCGGCAGATGCCAACGAAACTGCCCAGGCATGGGCCGCGGCGATGGAATACAAGGCTGCACCGAAGGGCCTAGCCCTCTCTCGTCAGAATCTCCCGGTTCTCGAGGGCACCAAGGAAAAGGCGGCCGAAGGCGTTCGCCGCGGCGCCTACATCCTCGTCGAGGCCTCGAAGGAAACTCCGGATGTCATCTTGCTGGCCACTGGCTCTGAGGTACAGCTGGCCGTTGAAGCCGCCAAGGAGCTCGAGGCCGAAGGAACGGCTACCCGCGTTGTCTCTGCTCCGTGCCTGGAGTGGTTCGACGAGCAGGATACCGATTACCGCGAATCGGTCCTTCCTTCCTCCGTCCTTGCCCGTGTGTCTGTCGAGGCCGGTGTGTCGATGCCATGGCACAAGTACACCAGTTCCTTCGGCCGCACGGTGTCGCTGGAACACTTCGGCGCCTCTGCCCCGGCCAGCGAGCTCTTCGACAAGTTTGGTTTCACCGTCGAGGCCGTTGTTGATGCCGCCCGCGATTCCCTCGGCGCTGCCCAAGCCAACTAA
- a CDS encoding glucose-6-phosphate dehydrogenase assembly protein OpcA gives MIIPLPDTTTRKISQKLVEMQEHYTLTTGRVLTLIVMTQEGDDLDNLLDSVRDASHEHPSRVIVIARGNPADKTRLDAELRVGGEAGASEIVVMHLHGALADQAEAVVTPLLLPDTPIVAWWPTACPQSPASVPIGTLAQRRITNVAHGDGVDQYDLHLLSSGYKPGDSDMSWGAITLWRGIVASALDRHPHEHVTSVEIAGAHNHAAVDFAAGWLLDALSVPVHRTVAEYDGTTFPITSLVFRRPTADVSITVVDAETVRVTVPGSPESLVSLAVRSEAEVLSEELRHLDADRTYAHALRALANVDYSEKQ, from the coding sequence ATGATTATCCCTTTGCCTGATACGACGACGCGCAAGATTTCCCAGAAACTCGTCGAGATGCAAGAGCACTACACGCTCACCACAGGTCGCGTCCTCACCCTCATCGTCATGACCCAGGAGGGCGACGACCTCGACAACCTGCTGGATTCTGTCCGCGATGCCTCTCATGAGCACCCCTCCCGCGTGATTGTCATTGCGCGCGGCAACCCTGCTGACAAGACGCGCCTCGATGCCGAGTTACGCGTTGGTGGTGAGGCCGGCGCATCCGAAATCGTAGTTATGCATCTCCACGGCGCATTGGCCGACCAAGCAGAGGCAGTCGTGACTCCCCTGCTGTTGCCCGATACGCCTATCGTGGCGTGGTGGCCTACGGCCTGTCCTCAGTCCCCGGCTTCGGTTCCGATTGGTACGTTGGCGCAGCGCCGCATCACCAACGTGGCCCACGGCGATGGCGTCGATCAATACGACCTTCACTTGTTGTCGTCGGGGTATAAGCCGGGAGACTCCGATATGTCTTGGGGCGCCATCACTTTGTGGCGCGGCATTGTTGCCTCCGCGCTGGACCGGCATCCGCACGAGCACGTAACCTCGGTGGAGATTGCCGGTGCGCACAACCACGCGGCCGTGGACTTTGCCGCCGGCTGGCTTCTCGACGCCCTCTCCGTCCCCGTCCACCGCACGGTCGCTGAGTATGACGGCACGACATTCCCGATTACTTCCCTGGTGTTCCGCCGACCAACCGCGGATGTCAGCATTACGGTCGTCGACGCCGAAACCGTCAGGGTCACCGTACCGGGTTCACCGGAATCACTCGTGAGCCTAGCGGTTCGCTCGGAAGCTGAGGTGTTGTCCGAGGAGCTTCGCCATCTGGACGCAGACAGGACATACGCCCATGCTCTCCGCGCTTTGGCGAACGTAGACTACAGTGAGAAGCAATAA
- a CDS encoding quinone oxidoreductase family protein, translated as MHAIQVTTTGGPEVLTYAEVDNPAPTEEQLLVDVSVAGVNYIDTYYREGIYNASTPFILGLEGTGRVVHDPKGEIAEGTMVAWDHAFGSYAEQVCVPRDRVVAVPDEIPSAVAGSMLLQGMTAHYLSHGVYQLGEGASCLITAGAGGVGLILTQMAKSLGATVYSVVSTEEKKKLAYEAGADEVFLYSEGLAEQVRRFNGGRGVDVVYDGVGKDTFNESLEVVRPRGTVALFGAASGPVPPMDPQLLNKHGSIFLTRPSLGAWTAQEGEFQMRAQAVVQAVIDGDLHFRISAEYPLAEAEQAHRDLQERKTTGSIVLRVRED; from the coding sequence ATGCATGCAATTCAGGTAACCACGACCGGAGGACCTGAGGTCCTCACCTATGCCGAGGTGGACAATCCCGCGCCGACGGAGGAGCAATTGCTTGTCGATGTCTCGGTGGCCGGCGTCAACTATATCGATACGTACTATCGCGAGGGAATTTACAACGCTTCTACCCCTTTCATCCTGGGCCTCGAAGGCACAGGACGAGTCGTCCACGACCCCAAGGGTGAGATTGCTGAGGGCACCATGGTGGCCTGGGATCATGCCTTTGGCTCCTATGCGGAGCAGGTATGCGTGCCCCGTGATCGTGTCGTCGCCGTACCGGACGAGATCCCCTCAGCCGTGGCCGGCTCCATGCTGCTGCAGGGCATGACTGCCCACTACCTCAGCCATGGCGTCTACCAGCTCGGTGAAGGCGCTTCTTGCCTTATCACAGCCGGTGCCGGCGGCGTGGGCCTCATCCTCACCCAGATGGCCAAGTCGCTTGGTGCGACCGTGTACTCCGTGGTCTCCACTGAGGAAAAGAAGAAACTCGCCTACGAGGCTGGGGCTGACGAGGTCTTTCTCTACAGCGAGGGACTAGCTGAGCAAGTGCGCCGCTTTAACGGTGGGCGGGGCGTCGACGTGGTCTACGACGGCGTGGGTAAAGATACGTTTAACGAGTCCCTAGAGGTTGTCCGCCCCCGCGGTACCGTGGCCCTCTTCGGCGCTGCCAGCGGCCCGGTTCCCCCAATGGATCCGCAATTGCTTAACAAGCACGGCTCCATCTTCCTAACCCGCCCCTCCCTGGGCGCGTGGACGGCACAAGAGGGCGAGTTCCAGATGCGCGCACAGGCGGTTGTCCAGGCAGTAATTGACGGGGACCTCCACTTCCGCATCTCTGCCGAGTACCCACTCGCGGAGGCTGAGCAAGCGCACCGCGACTTGCAGGAACGCAAGACAACTGGCTCGATTGTCCTCCGCGTACGCGAGGATTAG
- a CDS encoding ABC transporter permease: MSTFTPGTFTPQPQRVGVASMARAQGAIESKLMLRHGEQQLLSIIIPLAILIGAHRLEGTTGHGIAEIFPMVLAVAATSSGFTGQAISLAFDRRYGALKRTGASGVPAWAIIVGKIIAVLSMVVLQVLVLGTTAAFLGLRVDVGGIAVGIVALVLGVAAFTALGLLLGGTLSSEVVLAVSNLIWFILLGTVGWVMFSQGLGDNGLLTLVPTVAMAAGLDTALNGSLPGFELLVLAGWAVLASVAAVRWFRFDG, from the coding sequence ATGAGCACTTTCACACCCGGAACTTTTACTCCTCAGCCGCAGCGCGTCGGAGTGGCGTCGATGGCTCGCGCCCAAGGCGCTATCGAGTCCAAGCTCATGCTGCGTCATGGTGAGCAACAACTTCTCAGCATCATCATTCCCCTCGCCATCCTCATCGGCGCCCACCGGCTAGAGGGAACTACCGGTCACGGAATCGCTGAGATTTTTCCTATGGTGCTCGCTGTTGCCGCAACCTCGTCCGGGTTTACCGGCCAGGCAATCTCCCTCGCCTTTGATCGCCGCTACGGGGCCCTTAAACGCACAGGTGCCTCTGGCGTTCCTGCGTGGGCCATTATCGTGGGCAAAATCATCGCTGTGCTCTCCATGGTCGTCCTCCAGGTTCTCGTCCTCGGCACAACAGCAGCGTTCTTGGGCCTGCGCGTAGACGTGGGAGGAATTGCCGTGGGCATTGTCGCTCTCGTACTGGGTGTCGCGGCATTTACCGCCCTAGGCCTGCTCCTCGGTGGCACCCTAAGTTCTGAGGTGGTCCTGGCAGTGTCTAACCTCATCTGGTTCATCCTCCTCGGCACCGTGGGATGGGTCATGTTCTCCCAGGGCTTAGGTGATAACGGTCTGCTTACCCTTGTACCCACCGTTGCTATGGCAGCTGGCCTCGATACCGCGTTGAACGGGTCCTTACCTGGATTCGAGCTTCTGGTCCTTGCGGGCTGGGCAGTGCTGGCGTCGGTTGCCGCGGTGCGATGGTTCCGCTTCGACGGCTAA
- a CDS encoding heme o synthase — METIKAYFALTKPRIIELLLVAAIPAMLQAQRGFEAVSSNFWLIISTIFGGWMGAAAAHTFNNVVDYEIDQKMQRTRARPLVRATISRRNAAIFAWIMLALSVFWLGVLAHSWLAAFFVLLTNFFYVFVYTKFLKMRNSQNIVWGGLAGCMPAMVGWAVIRDNAPAGEPDRWWQAIVLFLIIFFWTPPHTWALAMKYKEDYRKAGVPMLPVVAPESEVTRQIVWYTVGTVIVTLLIIPAASWIYLVAAVASGAVFLWMAIRLHQGVKQGAKVKPMRLFIYSNNYLSVLFIGLSIDAVVGWEPIGRMLGWSATLF; from the coding sequence TTGGAGACCATCAAGGCCTATTTTGCGCTAACGAAGCCGAGGATCATTGAGCTCCTCCTCGTTGCGGCAATCCCGGCGATGCTCCAGGCTCAGCGCGGTTTTGAGGCTGTGTCCTCGAACTTCTGGCTCATTATTTCCACCATCTTCGGCGGCTGGATGGGTGCGGCCGCGGCCCACACATTTAACAATGTCGTGGACTATGAAATCGATCAGAAGATGCAACGCACTCGCGCACGCCCACTCGTGCGAGCCACCATCTCGCGTCGCAATGCCGCGATCTTTGCGTGGATCATGCTGGCTCTGTCTGTCTTCTGGCTGGGCGTTTTGGCTCATTCTTGGCTCGCAGCCTTCTTCGTGCTGCTTACCAATTTCTTCTACGTGTTTGTCTACACCAAGTTCCTTAAGATGAGGAACTCGCAAAACATTGTGTGGGGTGGTCTTGCTGGCTGTATGCCGGCCATGGTGGGCTGGGCCGTCATCCGCGATAATGCGCCGGCGGGGGAGCCGGACCGCTGGTGGCAGGCTATTGTTCTTTTCCTCATCATCTTCTTCTGGACGCCGCCGCACACGTGGGCGCTCGCCATGAAGTACAAGGAGGATTACCGCAAGGCAGGCGTACCCATGCTGCCGGTTGTGGCCCCAGAGTCTGAAGTCACCCGCCAGATCGTCTGGTACACGGTAGGCACGGTGATAGTCACCCTGCTCATCATTCCGGCGGCGTCGTGGATTTACCTCGTTGCCGCGGTGGCCTCGGGAGCGGTCTTTCTGTGGATGGCCATACGCCTTCACCAAGGAGTCAAACAGGGCGCCAAGGTCAAGCCCATGCGCCTGTTCATCTACTCCAACAACTACCTGTCGGTACTGTTTATCGGTTTGTCTATCGACGCCGTAGTGGGCTGGGAGCCCATTGGCCGAATGCTCGGCTGGTCCGCGACTCTCTTCTAG
- a CDS encoding COX15/CtaA family protein: MSTANISSPPSSAQVSGGQIGPSVKMQRILALILLLCQGGITVTGSIVRVTGSGLGCVTWPNCHPGSLVPMKGAAPLVHQVIEFGNRLLTFVVAAAAVATIVAMHTAQRRKELKVYAWLGLFGIVVQALIGALSVILKLSWWSVAIHFLPSMALVWIAALLYSRIAEPDEGTPTRLFPAAIRILAVVATAALSLVLLTGTFVTGSGTHSGDAGVGMGGRLGVDTYGMAVIHAICMYVYLALTLVVVFLLHRSNAPKAAKKAGWVLILCIIVQWAIGVIQFYLHIPRWTVPFHVGMSSVVTACTALLWAHGQRRILGTERATSAE; encoded by the coding sequence GTGAGTACCGCCAATATATCCTCGCCCCCATCATCCGCTCAGGTATCCGGTGGCCAGATCGGCCCCTCGGTAAAGATGCAGCGCATCCTCGCCCTGATCCTCCTGCTTTGCCAAGGTGGCATCACGGTCACCGGTTCCATCGTTCGCGTCACCGGCTCCGGCCTGGGTTGCGTGACCTGGCCCAACTGCCACCCCGGTTCGTTGGTTCCGATGAAAGGCGCGGCTCCTCTAGTCCACCAGGTTATCGAGTTTGGCAACCGGCTCCTCACCTTTGTTGTGGCCGCTGCCGCTGTGGCCACCATCGTGGCGATGCACACGGCTCAGCGCCGAAAAGAGCTCAAGGTCTATGCCTGGCTGGGACTCTTCGGCATCGTTGTGCAGGCGCTCATCGGTGCGCTGTCGGTCATTCTCAAACTCTCGTGGTGGTCTGTAGCAATCCACTTCCTCCCGTCCATGGCCCTGGTGTGGATCGCCGCCTTGCTGTACTCGCGCATCGCAGAACCTGACGAGGGTACACCTACCCGCCTCTTCCCTGCTGCTATTCGTATCCTCGCGGTTGTTGCCACCGCAGCCTTGTCTCTTGTCCTGCTCACCGGCACCTTTGTGACAGGTTCTGGCACGCACTCAGGTGATGCTGGCGTCGGCATGGGGGGACGCCTCGGCGTCGATACCTACGGTATGGCGGTCATTCACGCCATCTGCATGTACGTGTACTTGGCTCTGACCTTGGTCGTAGTGTTCCTCTTGCACCGTTCCAATGCGCCGAAGGCCGCTAAAAAGGCCGGCTGGGTGCTCATCCTCTGCATCATTGTGCAGTGGGCCATTGGTGTAATCCAGTTCTACCTGCACATCCCACGCTGGACCGTGCCCTTCCACGTCGGCATGTCCTCTGTCGTCACCGCATGTACTGCACTGCTGTGGGCCCATGGCCAACGCCGAATTCTCGGCACAGAGAGAGCCACGTCCGCCGAGTAG